In one Candidatus Nitronereus thalassa genomic region, the following are encoded:
- a CDS encoding efflux RND transporter permease subunit yields MTPSDSHPPPSGPIAWMARHTVAANLVMLMFILGGLLVSTQIKQEVFPQFEVDVIRVSVAYPGASPEEVEQGIVLSIEDAVRGLDGVKEVTATANEGKASIEIELLTGANTNSVLQDVNNEIDSIQSFPELAEEPIISLVEVRHQVLTVMVYGDQEEQTLRDVAERIRDELLQRPGITLVELAVARPREISIEVPQQHLRSYGLTLNQIAREIGEAAIELPGGGVKTTSGEVLLRTQERRDFGREYAGIPIASTPDGATITVGDIATIKDGFEDTDEIAFYNGQRAILVNVFRVGHETPQSVSNNVYAYLDELRPELPEGLRVDIWGDQSEIYRDRMQLLLKNAFLGLILVLLLLGFFLDLRLAFWVTMGIPTSIIGAFLFIPLTDASINMISLFAFIITLGIIVDDAVMAGEIVYQKREQGMPFLQAAISGAQEIAGPITFAVLTNVAAFLPLFFVPGTMGNFMRQIPAVVVAVFFVSLIESLFVLPAHLAGTREASPLWNVLDRPRLKFSQALHSFIHERYQPFLRLVLTFRYLTVSIGLALLILAIGTVAGGHIPFSFIPGIDSELVMAQATLPYGTPMEYSREVLQRLQQGANATVEQHGGKDILRGIFGQIGSALPRVGPADAPPGLAGSHLVGMMVYLVPADKRDFSGADFSNDWRAAIGTIPGLESLTFKSETGPTGGAPIDIQLTHRSRPILETAAKELAEALSHYAGVTDIDDGVSLGKPQRSFRIKPEGRSLGLNATQLAQQVRGAFYGVEALRQQRGRNEVKVMVRLPEEERRSYFTVEHLILLTKEGGEIPLAEAAEIESGHAYTEIKRRDGRRVVAVTGDVDDQLANANTIIAELTANELDALIQKYPGLNYSLEGEQASQQESLSALAVGFALAMLLIYGLLAIPFRSYIQPLIVMLSIPFGIIGAVAGHFLLGYGLSIISLFGIIALAGVVVNDSLVLIVATNQLRDEKHIPLIEAIVQGAMRRFRPIVLTSLTTFFGLAPMIFETALQARFIIPMAISLGFGILFGTVIILTIVPSVYLIVEDFLGNHRIALEVEETPVSNIT; encoded by the coding sequence ATGACGCCTAGCGACTCACATCCTCCCCCATCCGGGCCCATTGCGTGGATGGCACGCCATACAGTCGCCGCGAATCTCGTGATGCTCATGTTTATTCTTGGGGGCCTGCTGGTCAGCACCCAGATCAAGCAGGAAGTGTTCCCTCAATTTGAAGTCGATGTGATCCGTGTTTCCGTCGCCTATCCAGGAGCCAGCCCCGAGGAGGTCGAGCAAGGCATTGTCCTCTCCATCGAAGATGCAGTTCGCGGGCTCGACGGTGTCAAGGAAGTCACGGCAACCGCCAATGAAGGCAAGGCATCCATCGAAATTGAACTCTTAACCGGCGCGAACACGAATAGCGTCTTGCAAGACGTGAATAATGAAATTGACAGCATTCAGTCGTTTCCCGAATTAGCGGAAGAACCCATCATCAGCTTAGTTGAGGTACGACATCAGGTCCTCACCGTCATGGTCTACGGCGATCAAGAAGAACAGACGCTCCGCGATGTCGCCGAGCGAATTCGCGATGAGTTGTTACAAAGGCCAGGCATCACCCTCGTGGAACTAGCCGTGGCTCGTCCACGAGAAATTTCCATTGAAGTACCCCAACAGCATCTGCGGTCGTATGGACTCACGCTCAACCAAATTGCTCGGGAAATCGGAGAAGCCGCGATCGAGCTTCCAGGTGGCGGAGTCAAAACCACCAGCGGGGAAGTGTTATTGCGAACACAAGAACGCCGAGATTTTGGGCGGGAGTATGCCGGAATTCCCATCGCTTCGACCCCTGATGGCGCGACGATCACTGTCGGGGATATTGCCACGATAAAAGACGGATTTGAGGATACTGACGAAATCGCGTTTTACAATGGGCAACGAGCCATTCTGGTGAATGTCTTTCGCGTGGGACATGAAACGCCCCAATCGGTCTCCAATAATGTGTACGCCTATCTCGATGAATTACGACCGGAACTTCCCGAAGGCCTTCGAGTAGATATTTGGGGAGACCAATCCGAAATCTATCGTGATCGCATGCAGCTGTTATTAAAAAATGCGTTCCTGGGATTGATTCTGGTCTTATTGCTGCTGGGATTCTTCTTGGATCTTCGACTCGCCTTTTGGGTGACGATGGGAATCCCAACCTCCATCATTGGTGCCTTCCTGTTCATTCCCCTGACCGACGCCTCCATCAATATGATCTCGTTGTTTGCCTTTATTATTACTTTGGGAATCATTGTCGACGATGCGGTCATGGCCGGAGAAATCGTCTACCAAAAACGGGAACAGGGCATGCCATTTCTCCAAGCAGCAATTTCAGGCGCTCAGGAAATTGCCGGACCGATCACGTTTGCGGTGCTCACGAACGTCGCAGCCTTTCTCCCCCTGTTTTTCGTGCCAGGCACCATGGGCAATTTTATGCGACAAATTCCAGCCGTGGTTGTCGCCGTATTTTTCGTATCCCTGATTGAATCTCTCTTTGTCTTGCCCGCGCATTTGGCCGGCACGCGAGAGGCATCACCATTATGGAACGTCCTCGATCGGCCACGACTGAAGTTCAGCCAAGCTCTCCACTCGTTTATTCATGAACGCTATCAACCGTTTCTTCGACTGGTCCTCACTTTTCGCTATTTAACCGTCTCCATAGGGCTCGCGTTATTAATCTTGGCCATAGGCACTGTGGCAGGTGGACATATTCCCTTTAGCTTCATCCCTGGCATTGACTCCGAACTTGTTATGGCTCAAGCCACACTTCCTTACGGAACTCCCATGGAATATTCACGAGAGGTATTACAGCGCCTTCAGCAAGGCGCTAATGCCACCGTTGAGCAACATGGCGGCAAAGATATTTTACGCGGCATTTTTGGTCAGATTGGCTCCGCCTTGCCACGGGTAGGACCAGCCGATGCCCCGCCGGGTCTAGCCGGAAGCCATCTAGTAGGCATGATGGTGTATCTGGTTCCGGCAGATAAACGAGATTTCAGTGGTGCGGATTTTTCAAATGATTGGCGGGCGGCCATCGGAACAATCCCTGGACTCGAGTCTCTCACCTTTAAATCCGAAACCGGTCCCACGGGTGGGGCACCCATTGACATTCAACTCACCCATCGATCCCGGCCCATTTTGGAAACAGCCGCGAAAGAACTGGCCGAAGCCCTGTCACATTATGCCGGAGTCACGGACATTGATGACGGTGTGTCGCTAGGCAAACCCCAACGGAGTTTCCGAATCAAACCCGAAGGTCGCAGTTTGGGGCTCAACGCGACACAGCTCGCACAGCAAGTCCGTGGAGCCTTTTATGGGGTAGAAGCCTTACGTCAACAGCGTGGACGCAACGAAGTGAAGGTGATGGTTCGGCTACCGGAGGAAGAACGCCGTTCGTATTTCACGGTGGAACATTTAATCTTACTCACCAAGGAAGGGGGAGAGATTCCGCTTGCCGAAGCCGCGGAGATTGAGTCAGGACATGCCTACACGGAAATCAAACGCCGAGATGGTCGACGCGTTGTAGCAGTCACGGGCGACGTGGATGATCAACTCGCCAACGCGAATACCATAATTGCCGAACTCACAGCCAACGAATTGGACGCGTTAATCCAAAAATATCCTGGGCTGAATTACTCATTGGAAGGAGAACAAGCCTCTCAGCAAGAATCCCTCTCAGCATTGGCCGTCGGGTTTGCCTTAGCCATGTTGCTCATTTATGGCTTACTGGCCATTCCGTTCAGAAGTTATATCCAGCCACTCATCGTCATGCTCAGTATTCCCTTTGGAATTATTGGAGCGGTCGCCGGCCATTTTCTTTTGGGATATGGTCTCAGCATCATTAGTCTCTTTGGAATCATTGCGTTGGCTGGGGTCGTCGTCAACGATTCACTCGTACTCATCGTCGCCACCAATCAACTTCGCGATGAAAAACATATTCCGTTGATCGAGGCCATTGTTCAAGGAGCTATGAGACGCTTTCGGCCTATCGTCCTAACCTCCTTGACGACCTTCTTTGGATTAGCACCGATGATTTTTGAAACGGCCCTACAAGCCAGATTTATTATTCCCATGGCGATCTCACTCGGATTCGGCATTTTATTTGGAACGGTGATCATTTTGACCATCGTGCCCTCGGTCTATCTCATAGTCGAAGATTTTTTGGGAAACCATCGGATCGCTCTGGAGGTTGAGGAAACACCTGTATCTAATATCACGTGA
- a CDS encoding efflux RND transporter periplasmic adaptor subunit, translating to MNQSPPPPNHTSKILRILLPILIVILAALGAQVLITHRPNVPKISPGDQATFVEVLPAHMQDERAVITAFGTVQAHQQVTVHPEVDGLVIQQSPDLVKGGIIPEDVALLQIDPRDYQFAVDEERAAVAKAEFDLKVEFGNQAVAQREWKLLNPAAGEISDLSKQLALRRPHLLEKQMALQAAKSRLAKARLDVQRTILTAPFNAMVLSESVEVGQLINTQSSVATLVGTDEFRAQVSVPIHHLDWISVPDADTRRGSRVRIIRDIGQGEPVVRYGRVAELLGDVTQNGRMAQVLVSIHDPLQLEKTKTDRRPLLLGEYVRVEIEGPILHNVIVLPRHIIREGSRVWVKNSNNQLEVRQVEILLSRKDSVVISQGVKEGEQIITSQLPAGIPGLLVKSAEAPSLPSPVSSQPESDTASSEAPSE from the coding sequence ATGAACCAATCCCCTCCCCCGCCAAACCACACCTCGAAAATCCTTCGCATTCTTCTGCCAATTCTTATTGTGATCCTTGCGGCACTCGGCGCGCAGGTCCTCATCACCCATCGACCCAACGTACCGAAAATTTCACCGGGAGATCAGGCCACATTTGTGGAAGTTCTTCCAGCTCACATGCAAGACGAACGTGCCGTCATCACGGCTTTTGGTACTGTACAAGCCCATCAACAGGTTACGGTACACCCGGAAGTCGATGGACTGGTCATTCAGCAAAGCCCCGACTTAGTGAAAGGCGGAATCATCCCCGAGGACGTGGCGCTTCTGCAGATTGACCCACGCGATTACCAATTTGCCGTGGATGAAGAACGAGCTGCTGTGGCCAAGGCTGAATTTGATCTGAAAGTGGAATTCGGCAATCAAGCCGTAGCCCAACGCGAGTGGAAACTCCTCAACCCTGCAGCGGGAGAAATCAGCGACCTGAGCAAGCAACTTGCACTTCGCCGCCCGCATCTTCTTGAAAAACAAATGGCCTTGCAGGCCGCTAAAAGCCGACTAGCCAAGGCTCGATTGGATGTCCAACGGACCATTCTTACGGCACCGTTCAATGCCATGGTCCTTTCTGAATCCGTGGAAGTGGGACAGCTCATCAACACCCAAAGCTCCGTGGCCACGCTCGTGGGGACTGATGAGTTTCGCGCTCAAGTCAGTGTCCCCATACATCACCTCGATTGGATTTCCGTCCCGGACGCAGACACACGTCGCGGATCGCGCGTACGGATTATTCGTGACATTGGCCAAGGAGAGCCAGTTGTTCGTTATGGGAGAGTCGCCGAACTGTTAGGCGATGTCACCCAAAACGGGCGCATGGCGCAAGTGCTGGTCTCTATTCATGATCCACTGCAGTTAGAGAAAACCAAGACCGATCGCCGTCCCTTATTGCTGGGCGAATATGTCCGTGTGGAAATCGAAGGGCCCATCCTCCACAATGTGATCGTCTTGCCACGCCACATCATTCGAGAAGGCAGCCGCGTGTGGGTCAAAAACTCCAACAACCAGTTGGAAGTGCGTCAGGTTGAAATCCTGCTGTCCAGAAAAGATTCCGTCGTCATTAGCCAAGGCGTGAAAGAAGGTGAGCAAATCATCACGAGTCAATTGCCTGCAGGCATTCCCGGATTATTAGTCAAATCAGCTGAGGCTCCCTCTCTTCCTTCACCTGTATCGTCGCAACCTGAATCAGACACAGCATCTTCTGAAGCCCCAAGCGAGTAA
- a CDS encoding efflux transporter outer membrane subunit, with amino-acid sequence MRHFLLIIAPLCFLTGCALGPDYERPDIEKPTRFQGQIDGGTEDISLANMEWWDLFHDPQLQSLIRSALVENKDLRLAASRVREARSQYRVTQADQFPQIDGKTSFQRNQTSGAVARQFGIGAGAPSNREGPTTSQWKATLDLSFEIDLWGKIRRATEAAQAELLGKEWAQRTVTLTLVSEIAQAYFDLQELDRELHIAQLTLKTREESLDIIRLRKLMGQSTALDIRRAEQEVARAQALIPDLEQQIGQKEHQLSILIGQNPQTIVRGASLSDQTLPPEVPAGLPSSLLERRPDILEAEQQLVAANAKIGVAKAAFFPQISLTGNFGAQSLEFSDLFIGSSRIWSLGPAITLPIFNAGRNRANLEVSKAQQEQALITYEQTIQQAFREVEDALLLHQKTREIREVEERLLAVSREARQLAQLEYLNGKATYLDVLVAQRELFNAEIAFAQTQRDQLIAVVQVYKAIGGGWSQEPPPHNVAMQDSIQ; translated from the coding sequence ATGCGTCATTTTCTTTTGATCATTGCCCCTCTGTGTTTCCTAACTGGATGTGCCTTAGGACCGGACTATGAACGGCCGGACATCGAAAAACCAACACGTTTTCAGGGCCAAATCGATGGGGGGACCGAAGACATATCTTTAGCCAACATGGAGTGGTGGGACCTTTTTCACGACCCACAGCTTCAATCTCTTATCCGATCAGCCTTGGTCGAAAATAAGGACCTACGGTTGGCGGCCTCCCGCGTTCGAGAAGCTCGTTCCCAATACCGCGTAACCCAGGCGGATCAGTTTCCTCAGATTGATGGCAAAACCAGTTTTCAGCGCAACCAAACTTCGGGAGCCGTGGCTCGGCAATTTGGCATCGGGGCAGGGGCACCAAGTAATCGGGAGGGACCAACCACCAGTCAATGGAAGGCGACCTTGGACCTTTCATTTGAAATCGATCTGTGGGGAAAAATCCGTCGGGCCACGGAAGCAGCCCAAGCCGAACTCCTGGGGAAGGAATGGGCTCAGCGGACGGTTACCCTCACATTGGTTAGCGAAATTGCGCAGGCTTATTTTGACCTTCAAGAGTTAGATCGAGAGCTCCATATTGCCCAACTGACTCTCAAGACTCGCGAGGAATCCCTCGACATTATTCGATTGCGAAAGCTGATGGGACAAAGTACGGCCTTGGACATTCGTCGCGCGGAACAAGAAGTCGCGCGTGCGCAAGCGCTCATTCCAGACCTCGAGCAACAAATCGGACAAAAAGAACATCAACTCAGCATACTCATTGGCCAGAACCCACAGACCATCGTCCGGGGTGCGTCCCTGAGCGATCAAACTCTTCCGCCGGAAGTTCCTGCCGGACTGCCCTCTTCGCTACTCGAACGACGTCCCGATATTTTGGAAGCCGAACAGCAACTCGTGGCTGCCAATGCCAAAATTGGAGTGGCCAAGGCCGCATTCTTTCCACAGATTAGTCTGACCGGAAATTTTGGCGCACAAAGTTTAGAATTTTCCGATTTGTTTATAGGTTCCTCCCGCATCTGGTCACTGGGGCCGGCTATTACCCTGCCGATTTTCAATGCCGGGCGAAATCGCGCCAACCTGGAAGTGAGCAAAGCCCAACAGGAACAGGCGCTTATCACCTATGAACAAACGATTCAACAAGCCTTTCGAGAAGTGGAAGACGCATTACTCCTGCATCAAAAAACTCGAGAAATTCGCGAAGTGGAAGAACGCCTGCTTGCCGTTTCGCGGGAAGCTCGTCAGTTGGCCCAATTAGAATATCTCAACGGCAAAGCCACGTATTTGGATGTTCTCGTGGCCCAGCGCGAACTGTTCAATGCCGAAATTGCCTTCGCCCAAACCCAGCGGGACCAACTTATCGCCGTGGTTCAAGTCTATAAAGCCATCGGGGGAGGATGGAGCCAGGAACCCCCGCCTCACAACGTCGCCATGCAGGACTCGATTCAATGA
- a CDS encoding sigma-54 interaction domain-containing protein: MISHSEMAQLDLLEEVVKILTSLDSPERRIERALALLGHEPKKSMTSLKGSKGNKAMPVLIGTSPIMETLQAAIQRIASTPATVLIRGESGTGKELVARSIHVSSRRAGYPFVAVHCAAVPESLIESALFGHERGAFTGAHQRKKGRLEQASGGTLFLDEIGDIPMATQVKLLRVLQEKEYERVGGSETLPADVRVIAATHRNLEAMIQTGEFREDLYYRLNVIPLVLPPLRDRREDVPALINHFLDKFNQENRRMLQLAPSFVDLLSAYHWPGNIRELQNCIERLVALSDSKTIDIDSIPESLASYFEHMRATRMTASAAPQTSSVQQTLPDRLDAIERDRLREALTKAGWVKAKAARLLGMTTRQISYRMQKYQLVEEA; encoded by the coding sequence ATGATTTCTCATTCTGAAATGGCTCAACTCGATCTGCTGGAAGAGGTCGTAAAGATCTTGACTAGCCTTGATTCGCCGGAGCGGCGAATAGAACGGGCATTGGCATTATTAGGGCATGAGCCCAAGAAATCCATGACTTCGTTGAAAGGATCAAAAGGAAACAAAGCCATGCCTGTACTGATTGGCACGAGTCCTATCATGGAGACTCTGCAAGCAGCGATCCAACGGATAGCGAGTACCCCAGCCACGGTATTGATTCGTGGAGAGAGTGGAACCGGCAAGGAACTGGTCGCGCGAAGTATTCATGTTTCTAGTCGAAGAGCAGGCTATCCATTTGTGGCCGTGCATTGTGCAGCTGTTCCGGAGTCATTGATTGAATCAGCTTTATTCGGTCATGAACGTGGTGCGTTCACTGGCGCGCATCAACGAAAAAAAGGGCGGTTGGAGCAAGCGTCTGGGGGAACCTTGTTTCTTGATGAAATTGGCGATATTCCAATGGCCACGCAGGTGAAGCTTCTGCGTGTACTCCAGGAAAAAGAATATGAACGGGTTGGGGGCAGTGAGACTCTTCCAGCGGATGTCCGGGTGATTGCTGCAACGCACCGAAACCTAGAAGCCATGATCCAAACCGGTGAGTTTCGGGAGGATCTGTACTATCGGTTAAATGTCATTCCGCTCGTATTACCACCACTGCGTGATCGAAGAGAAGATGTGCCAGCACTCATAAACCACTTCTTGGATAAATTCAATCAAGAGAACCGTCGTATGCTTCAACTGGCGCCTTCCTTTGTGGATTTGTTAAGTGCTTATCATTGGCCTGGCAATATTCGGGAGTTGCAAAATTGCATTGAACGTTTAGTCGCGTTGTCAGATTCAAAGACAATTGATATCGATTCTATTCCAGAATCGTTGGCTTCTTATTTTGAACACATGCGGGCGACACGCATGACTGCAAGCGCGGCACCTCAAACTTCTTCGGTTCAACAAACACTTCCTGACCGGTTAGATGCCATTGAGCGGGATCGCCTTCGTGAAGCCCTTACCAAAGCCGGATGGGTGAAGGCCAAAGCCGCGAGGTTGTTGGGCATGACCACTCGTCAGATTTCGTACAGGATGCAGAAATATCAGCTTGTTGAAGAAGCTTAA
- a CDS encoding formate/nitrite transporter family protein, producing the protein MYMEDLKRMAEVSRKKVEYCLNAPGGYFLLSALAGIYLGLGICLIFSVGAPFAAEGSVALKLVMGTSFGVALTLVIFAGSELFTGNNMVCTIGALARTITWKHVGWIFVWSFVGNLIGSLFVAWMIVQSGVMAKAPQMDLLMKVAAMKMSASAWELFIRGILCNVLVCLAVWMAAKTKNEAAKIMLIFWCLFAFIGSGFEHSIANQSLLGMALFLPHGEAISWSGFAWNQVFVGLGNIVGGAVLVGSAYWLSSPYRMTDSVVTQSEQTILGREAQESFDHSTPALTATNSVVPMKAGFVAVLKHERGMR; encoded by the coding sequence ATGTATATGGAAGATCTCAAGCGAATGGCAGAGGTTTCACGGAAGAAGGTTGAATATTGCCTGAATGCTCCTGGAGGGTATTTTCTGTTATCCGCCCTGGCAGGTATCTATTTAGGATTGGGTATTTGTTTGATTTTCAGTGTGGGCGCGCCTTTTGCCGCGGAAGGTTCGGTAGCGCTTAAATTGGTCATGGGGACCTCGTTTGGCGTGGCCTTGACCTTGGTGATCTTTGCGGGATCGGAGCTTTTTACCGGCAACAATATGGTATGCACCATTGGGGCGCTGGCTCGGACTATTACCTGGAAGCATGTGGGCTGGATCTTTGTGTGGTCCTTTGTCGGGAACCTTATAGGCTCATTATTTGTGGCATGGATGATCGTACAATCTGGAGTCATGGCCAAGGCTCCTCAAATGGATCTGTTGATGAAGGTGGCCGCCATGAAAATGTCGGCGTCAGCCTGGGAGCTGTTCATTCGAGGCATCCTCTGTAATGTACTGGTGTGTCTTGCCGTGTGGATGGCGGCAAAAACCAAGAATGAAGCCGCGAAAATTATGTTGATCTTCTGGTGTTTGTTCGCATTTATCGGCAGCGGGTTTGAGCATAGCATTGCCAACCAATCGCTGCTGGGCATGGCGTTGTTTCTGCCACATGGCGAGGCCATTTCCTGGAGTGGTTTTGCATGGAATCAAGTCTTTGTCGGATTGGGTAACATTGTTGGGGGTGCCGTATTGGTTGGCAGTGCGTATTGGTTGAGCAGCCCCTATCGCATGACGGATTCCGTAGTGACTCAATCTGAACAAACGATCCTGGGGCGCGAGGCCCAAGAATCGTTTGACCATTCTACACCGGCCTTAACCGCCACAAATTCAGTGGTACCGATGAAGGCCGGGTTTGTGGCCGTACTCAAACATGAGCGAGGAATGCGATGA
- a CDS encoding ferredoxin--nitrite reductase, giving the protein MNKFEVLKHERDGLDIMEDLPMLAKTGWESISDDDIQRLKWYGLFLRNPTPGYFMIRVRIPGGRATSAQLRTLAEIALTFGNGQLDFTTRQQIQLRHLRIEHVPEAFARMDEVGLTSLQTGLDNVRNIMTCPVAGLSPTECLDATSVVHALNEEIVGNREYTNLPRKFNVVITGCPDNCLHAETQDLALVPATKDIDGETKVGFNVLVGGKLGSGGFRIATPLDVFVLPEDAVQVSCAVIKAFRDYGFRDSRTTARLAFLLEEWGEVRFRVEVERQLGHHLLTAGKDARKNSENLHGGVFRQPQMGLNYAGLHIPVGRIEGKGLLKLCELAERFGTSALRLGANQTLVIPNIHDKALGEFLEEPVLQKFGYNPSPIRKGLVSCVGSDYCNLAVIETKSQAMKTAAALEAKVVSEIKPITMHWSGCPAGCGNHLVADIGLLGKKIKRRGQIVEAVDVYVGGRSGPDAKLATKLLEDVPCEELAEVLAGVVPYHAREKMHREKKRMRPKSASVRTSTAVVSPSSLVKESVAGRL; this is encoded by the coding sequence ATGAATAAATTTGAAGTCTTAAAACACGAGCGAGATGGGTTGGACATTATGGAGGATCTCCCGATGTTGGCGAAAACCGGATGGGAATCCATATCTGACGATGATATCCAGCGACTCAAATGGTATGGCCTGTTTTTGAGAAACCCCACCCCAGGGTATTTCATGATTCGGGTGCGTATCCCCGGAGGCCGGGCAACGTCGGCTCAATTACGCACCTTGGCGGAAATCGCTTTGACGTTTGGTAACGGGCAATTGGATTTTACCACGAGGCAACAGATTCAGCTTCGGCATCTGCGAATTGAACACGTGCCTGAAGCATTTGCAAGAATGGACGAAGTAGGCCTGACGTCGCTGCAAACCGGTTTGGACAATGTGCGCAATATTATGACCTGTCCGGTGGCAGGACTATCGCCAACCGAATGCCTTGATGCTACGTCGGTGGTGCATGCCTTAAACGAAGAAATCGTGGGCAATCGGGAATATACGAATCTTCCTCGGAAATTCAATGTGGTGATTACAGGTTGTCCTGATAATTGCCTCCATGCCGAGACGCAAGATTTAGCCCTTGTGCCGGCAACCAAAGATATCGATGGTGAAACGAAGGTCGGATTTAATGTGTTAGTAGGTGGGAAACTGGGATCTGGAGGATTCCGGATCGCCACGCCATTGGATGTGTTTGTTCTCCCGGAAGATGCGGTACAGGTTTCTTGCGCGGTGATTAAAGCGTTTCGGGATTACGGATTCCGGGATTCACGAACGACCGCCCGGCTCGCATTTTTATTGGAAGAGTGGGGTGAAGTCCGGTTTCGAGTGGAAGTCGAGCGACAACTTGGTCATCATTTACTTACTGCTGGAAAAGACGCCAGGAAAAATTCAGAAAATCTTCATGGTGGAGTATTCCGGCAACCACAAATGGGATTGAACTATGCGGGCCTCCATATTCCAGTCGGGAGAATCGAAGGCAAAGGTCTGTTGAAACTTTGTGAATTGGCCGAGCGTTTTGGGACGAGTGCCCTGCGTCTTGGGGCCAATCAGACATTGGTTATTCCCAATATTCACGACAAAGCTCTTGGTGAATTTCTGGAAGAGCCAGTGCTGCAAAAATTTGGTTACAATCCATCGCCCATCAGAAAAGGCTTGGTGAGTTGTGTAGGAAGTGATTATTGTAACCTTGCGGTCATCGAAACCAAAAGCCAAGCGATGAAAACGGCTGCGGCCTTAGAAGCCAAAGTGGTCTCAGAGATTAAACCGATCACCATGCACTGGTCAGGCTGCCCTGCAGGATGTGGGAATCATCTCGTAGCGGACATTGGATTATTAGGGAAAAAGATCAAGCGTCGCGGTCAAATCGTGGAGGCGGTTGATGTCTATGTGGGCGGGCGATCGGGCCCAGATGCCAAGCTGGCGACGAAATTGTTGGAAGACGTCCCGTGCGAGGAGTTGGCCGAGGTGTTAGCTGGAGTGGTGCCGTATCATGCTCGGGAAAAGATGCATCGAGAAAAGAAGCGCATGCGACCAAAATCAGCTAGCGTAAGAACGAGTACTGCTGTGGTGAGTCCCTCCTCGCTGGTGAAGGAATCTGTCGCTGGTCGCTTGTGA
- a CDS encoding metallophosphoesterase: MVDNEALLHLKNRIGPLHLGKRLELQVSHSAFRFAPSGFHIYWENLDALGPFLKGGLRLSGLYHRAIRNSLDYQVEVVTAPIRGLPPAFHGFRILHLSDLHVEGIFDRMKKLKEILRSLTYDLCVITGDFRFMTYGDYQETITLMTDLTNAIHCPYGILGILGNHDFIEMAPPLEKIGIPMLLNESVPLEKNGDTLWMIGVDDPHWYEVADLPRALDGVPKDAVKILLAHSTEIIPEACEAGIDYYLCGHTHGGQICLPGKIPILNSSNFARSYIAGGWNFENRMLGYTSRGTGNSLLPVRFNCPPEITIHQLV; the protein is encoded by the coding sequence ATGGTCGATAACGAAGCGCTTCTTCACCTCAAAAACCGTATTGGCCCTCTACACCTGGGAAAGCGCCTGGAGCTCCAAGTCAGTCATTCTGCCTTCCGCTTTGCGCCCTCCGGGTTTCATATCTACTGGGAAAACCTCGATGCCCTAGGGCCATTTCTCAAAGGTGGACTGCGGCTCAGCGGGCTTTATCACCGAGCCATCCGCAACTCGTTAGATTACCAAGTTGAGGTTGTCACGGCCCCCATTCGCGGACTTCCACCAGCCTTTCATGGATTTCGTATTCTCCACTTATCCGATCTTCATGTTGAGGGTATTTTTGACCGCATGAAAAAACTGAAAGAGATTCTTCGGTCGTTAACCTACGATCTCTGTGTAATTACCGGGGACTTTCGGTTTATGACCTATGGGGATTACCAGGAAACCATCACGCTCATGACCGACTTAACCAATGCCATTCATTGCCCCTATGGCATTTTGGGGATTTTAGGTAATCATGACTTCATTGAGATGGCCCCGCCGTTAGAGAAAATCGGCATCCCCATGCTGCTCAACGAATCCGTGCCACTCGAAAAAAACGGAGACACTTTGTGGATGATCGGCGTGGATGACCCTCATTGGTATGAAGTCGCTGACCTGCCTCGTGCTTTAGACGGAGTGCCCAAAGATGCGGTCAAAATCCTGCTGGCGCATTCTACGGAAATTATTCCTGAAGCCTGTGAAGCAGGCATTGACTACTACTTGTGTGGGCACACGCACGGAGGCCAGATCTGCTTGCCAGGGAAGATCCCCATTTTGAATAGCAGCAATTTTGCGCGAAGCTACATCGCCGGTGGGTGGAATTTCGAAAACCGTATGCTGGGCTATACCTCACGCGGCACTGGAAACTCTCTCCTCCCCGTTCGCTTTAACTGCCCCCCGGAAATTACGATTCATCAGCTGGTGTAA
- a CDS encoding DUF3565 domain-containing protein: MEQKIIGFHQDEYDDWVADLECGHGQHVRHNPPWSERPWVVTKEGREKHFGDVLFCKKCLEGEETPG; the protein is encoded by the coding sequence GTGGAACAAAAAATAATCGGCTTTCATCAGGATGAATACGACGATTGGGTTGCGGATTTGGAATGTGGACATGGGCAACATGTTCGTCATAATCCGCCTTGGAGTGAACGCCCTTGGGTAGTAACGAAAGAGGGGCGAGAGAAGCACTTTGGGGATGTTTTGTTTTGTAAGAAATGTTTGGAGGGAGAAGAGACACCTGGCTAA